The proteins below are encoded in one region of Actinomycetota bacterium:
- a CDS encoding ATP-binding protein, which translates to MSTGDVLSKTCELRFAPTAGAPSQARVAVKDTLSGRSEETIETASLLVSELVTNSLRHGNAILNASVVLRIFQHDEVIRIEVVDWGQGFDYRPRSEPLDHAGGWGLYLVEQLSSRWGMDRGTPNVVWFELNAA; encoded by the coding sequence GTGAGCACTGGTGACGTGTTGTCGAAAACCTGCGAGTTGCGGTTTGCCCCCACCGCAGGAGCTCCCAGCCAGGCCCGTGTCGCCGTCAAGGACACCCTCTCCGGCCGGTCGGAGGAAACAATCGAGACGGCCAGCCTGCTGGTCAGCGAGCTGGTTACCAACTCCCTCCGCCACGGGAACGCGATCCTCAACGCTTCGGTGGTCCTGCGGATCTTCCAGCACGACGAGGTGATCCGGATCGAGGTCGTCGATTGGGGTCAGGGTTTCGACTACCGCCCCCGCTCGGAACCACTGGACCACGCCGGCGGCTGGGGACTGTACCTGGTCGAGCAGCTTTCGAGCCGGTGGGGCATGGACCGGGGGACTCCCAACGTCGTCTGGTTCGAGCTGAACGCCGCCTAA
- a CDS encoding DUF3048 domain-containing protein, which translates to MRIRTLCLLLLVFLLAACGGDDTSGDDPNVDPATQEEEPTLCPLTGVEAADGVDVDRPALAVKIDNAPPARPQAGLDAADIVYEEISEGGLTRFLTVFHCNEAGDVGPVRSARTVDPDILQEFGTALFGFSGANSQVLDKIANADFIGDLKHGSSGGAYARAADRKAPYNLMTSTEKLRSEDAASDVEGAPKTSLKFNAEVLNAPAPAASGAAASPAAPAGNTVTFSYSNSNVVKYTYDGGSKTYLRSHGDTPHNLANGKQVSAVNVVIQKVKIVPGTVRDASGSPTQDTTVVGTGEATVLRGGTAITGTWNRASLNDGTTFTDAAGAAIEFAPGTTFIHLVPQERPVTVQ; encoded by the coding sequence ATGCGAATTCGGACCCTTTGTTTGCTGCTGCTCGTCTTCCTTCTGGCGGCCTGCGGCGGCGACGACACATCCGGCGACGACCCCAACGTCGACCCGGCAACTCAGGAAGAAGAGCCCACCCTGTGTCCCCTCACCGGGGTTGAGGCCGCCGACGGCGTAGACGTCGACCGTCCTGCGCTCGCAGTCAAGATCGACAACGCACCCCCCGCCCGACCGCAGGCAGGCCTCGACGCCGCAGACATCGTTTACGAAGAGATCAGCGAGGGCGGCCTCACCCGGTTCCTCACCGTCTTCCACTGCAACGAGGCCGGCGACGTAGGCCCCGTCCGCAGCGCCCGCACGGTTGACCCCGACATCCTTCAGGAGTTCGGGACCGCCCTGTTCGGGTTCTCCGGCGCCAACTCGCAGGTGCTCGACAAGATCGCCAACGCAGACTTCATCGGTGACCTCAAGCACGGCAGCAGCGGCGGCGCCTACGCCCGGGCCGCCGACCGCAAAGCCCCCTACAACCTCATGACCAGCACGGAGAAGCTGCGCTCCGAGGACGCTGCATCCGACGTCGAAGGCGCACCCAAGACCTCCCTGAAGTTCAACGCCGAGGTTCTGAACGCACCGGCCCCCGCCGCCAGCGGTGCAGCAGCCAGCCCTGCTGCCCCGGCAGGCAACACGGTTACCTTCTCCTACTCCAACAGCAACGTCGTGAAGTACACCTACGACGGCGGGAGCAAGACCTACCTGCGCTCCCACGGCGACACCCCCCACAACCTGGCCAACGGCAAGCAGGTCAGCGCCGTGAACGTGGTCATTCAAAAGGTCAAGATCGTCCCAGGCACCGTCAGGGACGCCTCCGGGAGCCCCACCCAGGACACCACCGTCGTCGGAACCGGCGAGGCCACGGTGCTCAGGGGCGGTACCGCCATAACCGGCACGTGGAACCGCGCGAGCCTGAACGACGGCACGACCTTCACCGACGCAGCGGGCGCCGCCATAGAGTTCGCCCCCGGCACCACGTTCATCCACCTGGTCCCCCAGGAAAGGCCCGTAACGGTCCAGTAG
- a CDS encoding LemA family protein — translation MSISIILAIVGAALALYAIALYNRMRTTANKVDNAWSGVDVELKRRYDLIPNLVETVKGYATHEKETFEAVTRARAMGIEAKSVPEQAEAEGFLTQALRSVFAVAEAYPQLRANENFLQLQAELGQTEGRIAFARQYYNDIVLKFNNLIQVFPNVLLAGAFGFQKRDFFEIDEGSRGPVKVEF, via the coding sequence ATGAGCATCAGCATCATCCTAGCCATCGTGGGCGCGGCTCTGGCCCTCTACGCCATCGCCCTCTACAACCGGATGCGGACCACCGCCAACAAGGTCGACAACGCCTGGAGCGGGGTGGACGTGGAGCTGAAGCGCCGGTACGACCTGATCCCGAACCTCGTCGAGACCGTCAAGGGCTACGCCACCCACGAGAAGGAAACTTTCGAGGCGGTGACCCGGGCACGGGCCATGGGGATCGAGGCCAAGAGCGTTCCCGAGCAGGCCGAGGCCGAGGGCTTCTTGACCCAGGCTCTGCGCTCGGTGTTCGCGGTGGCCGAGGCATACCCGCAGCTTCGGGCCAACGAGAACTTCCTGCAGCTACAGGCCGAGCTGGGCCAGACCGAGGGCCGCATAGCCTTCGCGCGGCAGTACTACAACGACATCGTCCTCAAGTTCAACAACCTGATCCAGGTCTTCCCGAACGTTCTGCTGGCCGGAGCGTTCGGCTTTCAGAAGCGAGACTTCTTCGAGATCGACGAGGGCTCCCGGGGCCCGGTCAAGGTCGAGTTCTAA
- a CDS encoding glycosyltransferase family 4 protein, protein MKVAMVCPYDWSFPGGVRSHIQGLSEALGRKGIEVLIVAPATKDEAGIFDAGRTLPIPYNGSVARLCLSPQANRRIRKRFAVGDLDLIHIHEPLSPSVSMLAVHQAKVPIVATFHASQVKSKAYATAKPFLELLMEKIQGRIVVSKSAHNLISNYFPGEYRNIPNGIRMSEFADAEPATGLAGGKPFVLFVGRPEPRKGLEVAVKAVEKVRESFPIEMVAVGPTAKDVPSWVHALGSVSQDELPGIYRAAKVFCAPSLGGESFGIVLAEAAAAGVPVVCSDIPGYVEAAAGMALHAPPGDAGATASMILSVLTDPDRASRMIARGRKRAWQLDWDVLAGQIVEVYDGARTIGTT, encoded by the coding sequence GTGAAGGTGGCAATGGTCTGCCCCTACGACTGGTCGTTCCCGGGAGGCGTCCGCAGCCACATCCAGGGCCTCTCGGAGGCCCTCGGCCGCAAGGGAATCGAGGTCCTGATCGTCGCCCCGGCAACCAAGGACGAGGCCGGGATCTTCGACGCCGGGCGCACGCTACCCATCCCGTACAACGGATCGGTTGCCCGCCTGTGCCTGTCCCCCCAGGCGAACCGGAGGATCCGCAAGCGGTTCGCCGTCGGAGACCTGGACCTCATCCACATCCACGAGCCTCTCAGCCCGAGCGTCTCGATGCTTGCGGTTCACCAGGCGAAGGTGCCGATCGTCGCAACCTTCCACGCGTCCCAGGTCAAGAGCAAGGCGTACGCCACGGCCAAGCCGTTCCTCGAGCTGCTGATGGAGAAGATCCAGGGCCGCATCGTCGTCTCCAAGTCGGCTCACAACCTCATCTCGAACTACTTCCCCGGCGAGTACCGCAACATCCCGAACGGGATCCGAATGTCGGAGTTCGCCGACGCCGAGCCGGCCACCGGCCTTGCCGGGGGAAAGCCGTTCGTCCTGTTTGTCGGCCGTCCCGAGCCCCGCAAGGGGCTGGAGGTTGCGGTGAAGGCCGTCGAAAAGGTCCGGGAGTCGTTCCCCATCGAGATGGTGGCCGTGGGGCCGACCGCCAAGGACGTGCCGTCGTGGGTCCACGCCCTGGGTTCGGTGTCCCAGGACGAGCTTCCCGGCATCTACCGTGCCGCCAAGGTCTTCTGCGCCCCGAGCCTGGGCGGGGAGTCGTTCGGGATCGTCCTGGCGGAGGCGGCCGCAGCCGGCGTTCCGGTCGTCTGCTCCGACATCCCCGGCTACGTCGAGGCCGCCGCCGGCATGGCGCTGCACGCACCACCGGGCGACGCCGGCGCCACCGCATCGATGATCCTGTCGGTGCTCACCGACCCCGACCGGGCATCCCGGATGATCGCCCGGGGACGCAAGCGGGCGTGGCAGTTGGACTGGGACGTCCTGGCCGGCCAGATCGTCGAGGTCTACGACGGCGCGCGTACAATAGGAACTACCTGA
- a CDS encoding phosphatidylinositol mannoside acyltransferase, giving the protein MKSSSPFADGPGPAAVYFAYRGGAWLAEHTPPAIADRIAVLGGKIAYKRAAGKRKTVESNLGRVIGKGPELDAAVRAAFGSYAEYWLETFRLGRYSHEELLTMVEPVGDSLEIIEEAIASGRGALVITPHLGFYDIGVAWVGAKGWAFTTVAEVLRPKALFEWFAQIRRRHGLTVLPARNGKSIRVRLGEVLDAGGVVALVSDRDLGRRGIWVEFFGERTTFPASPTLLLVEKKVPLIAGSITRHGDRFRLQFEKVPYKLTGDEQADITAVAQVTADALERMIRAAPEQWHLFSTNWPSDEPHLRPRGREEPKPEEPPVSDPPQVGEVQQ; this is encoded by the coding sequence ATGAAAAGCTCCAGCCCGTTCGCCGACGGCCCCGGCCCCGCCGCCGTCTACTTCGCCTACCGGGGCGGCGCCTGGCTGGCCGAGCACACGCCGCCGGCCATTGCCGACCGGATTGCAGTCCTGGGCGGGAAGATCGCCTACAAGCGGGCGGCCGGGAAACGAAAGACCGTCGAAAGCAACCTCGGCCGGGTAATCGGGAAGGGCCCGGAGCTGGACGCCGCGGTCAGGGCGGCCTTCGGCTCCTACGCCGAGTACTGGCTGGAGACCTTCCGCCTGGGCCGCTACTCGCACGAAGAGCTCCTGACGATGGTGGAGCCGGTGGGAGACTCCCTGGAGATCATCGAGGAGGCCATCGCATCCGGCAGGGGCGCGCTGGTGATCACCCCCCACCTGGGGTTTTACGACATCGGCGTTGCCTGGGTTGGCGCCAAAGGCTGGGCCTTCACCACCGTCGCGGAGGTCCTGCGGCCGAAAGCCCTGTTCGAGTGGTTCGCCCAGATCCGGCGGCGGCATGGCCTGACCGTCCTGCCTGCGCGCAACGGCAAGTCGATCCGGGTGAGGCTCGGGGAGGTTCTCGACGCCGGCGGCGTGGTGGCCCTCGTCTCCGACCGCGACCTCGGTCGCCGGGGCATCTGGGTCGAGTTCTTCGGGGAGAGAACCACGTTTCCAGCCTCGCCGACGCTTCTGCTGGTTGAAAAGAAGGTCCCGCTGATCGCCGGGTCGATCACCAGGCACGGCGACCGCTTCCGCCTTCAGTTCGAGAAGGTTCCCTACAAGCTCACCGGCGACGAGCAGGCCGACATCACGGCCGTCGCGCAGGTCACGGCCGACGCCCTGGAGCGAATGATCAGGGCGGCGCCGGAGCAGTGGCACCTGTTCTCCACCAACTGGCCGTCGGACGAACCCCATCTCCGCCCGAGGGGGCGGGAGGAACCGAAGCCCGAAGAGCCGCCCGTATCGGACCCGCCGCAGGTCGGAGAGGTTCAGCAGTGA
- a CDS encoding CDP-alcohol phosphatidyltransferase family protein, protein MLKRLFGAALQRVVLPIGGAIGRAGVTPNMITVLGFIVTIAAAVAIARGQFLLGGFILIAGSISDMLDGAVARATGKISKGGAFLDSTLDRMSDAVVFVGLIWFYSASEFWVVNLAENPVTDGVAGGIDHPGLLLSLAALILSLMVSYVRARAEGLGFTCDVGIAERPERIVILCTGLIFDQMLIALAVLVAATAFTVIWRFVHVWRQATA, encoded by the coding sequence ATGCTCAAACGACTTTTCGGTGCCGCACTGCAGCGGGTGGTTCTTCCCATTGGCGGCGCCATCGGCCGCGCCGGGGTGACCCCGAACATGATCACGGTGCTGGGTTTCATCGTGACCATCGCGGCGGCCGTGGCCATTGCGCGGGGCCAGTTCCTTCTGGGGGGGTTCATCCTGATAGCGGGATCGATCTCCGACATGCTTGACGGGGCGGTGGCCCGGGCCACCGGCAAGATCTCCAAGGGCGGCGCGTTCCTGGACTCCACGCTCGACCGGATGTCCGACGCCGTGGTCTTCGTCGGCCTGATCTGGTTCTACAGCGCGTCGGAGTTCTGGGTGGTGAACCTCGCGGAAAACCCCGTCACGGACGGAGTCGCCGGTGGGATCGACCACCCCGGACTGCTGCTCTCCCTGGCCGCCCTGATCCTCAGCCTCATGGTCTCGTACGTTCGGGCCCGGGCCGAAGGCCTGGGGTTCACCTGCGACGTGGGTATCGCCGAGAGGCCGGAACGCATCGTGATCCTGTGCACCGGCCTGATCTTCGACCAGATGTTGATCGCACTTGCGGTGCTTGTGGCCGCTACGGCTTTCACGGTGATCTGGCGTTTTGTCCACGTCTGGCGCCAGGCGACCGCATGA
- the fusA gene encoding elongation factor G: MKTFDPTKIRNIVLLGHQGSGKTTLAEALLYVSGVTTRMGSIAEGNTVCDFEPEEIKKTISVNLALAPFEWKGCKINLLDAPGYADFIGEAQAAVRVADAAVLVVSAVDGIQVQHEALWRLARKAGLPSFVFVNKLERERADFHAILDALSERLGPGFAPLDLPLGEEHDFHGIVDVLSEKAFHYDASGKSVESDMLEETAQEAKVLHTRILDSVAETDDELLEKYLGGEDLTPEEVKAGLHKGVCEGTVFPVLVGSATKLVGLDRLADILVEMAPHPAERGTAVGVKPGTDEPEEREPSVSAPLSAFVFKTISDPYVGRISMFKVISGRLRPDSNVYNAATSADERIAHIFNLRGKHQEPVDEVVAGDIAAVAKLAHTHSGNTLTDKAHPIAYDELEEPDRVLAKAIVPKTKGDEDKLMTALSRLHEEDPALKVDRNSETHQTLIWGTGDTHLDIAMERLSRKYGVDVEEIALRIPYRETIAGPGKAVGRHVKQSGGHGQYAVCNLEIEPLERGAGFEYVDKIFGGSVPSQFIPSVEKGIQKTLTEGAVAGYPVVDVRVTLVDGKFHPVDSSDMAFQIAGSIGFREAVANAGVMLLEPVMDLEVMVPDSYLGDIMGDLNSKRGRIQGTEGVGVGRQLVKAQAPMSEIARYAIDLRSMTGGQGTFRSTFSHYEPVPPHLAEKIIADAKQAKEHKVH; encoded by the coding sequence ATGAAGACTTTCGATCCCACCAAGATCCGAAACATCGTTCTCCTGGGACACCAGGGGTCCGGAAAGACCACGCTGGCCGAAGCGCTTCTATACGTGAGCGGCGTCACCACCCGGATGGGCTCCATCGCAGAAGGCAACACAGTCTGTGACTTCGAACCCGAGGAGATCAAGAAGACAATCTCCGTCAACCTCGCCCTCGCTCCCTTCGAGTGGAAGGGCTGCAAGATCAACCTGCTGGACGCTCCCGGCTACGCCGACTTCATCGGCGAAGCGCAGGCGGCCGTACGAGTGGCGGACGCAGCAGTGCTGGTGGTGTCGGCGGTCGACGGCATCCAGGTGCAGCACGAAGCCCTGTGGCGCCTGGCGAGAAAAGCCGGCCTGCCCAGCTTTGTCTTCGTCAACAAGCTGGAGCGGGAACGAGCCGACTTCCACGCGATCCTCGATGCCCTCTCGGAGAGGCTGGGCCCGGGGTTCGCCCCGCTCGACCTGCCGCTTGGGGAGGAGCACGACTTCCACGGCATCGTCGACGTGTTGTCCGAGAAGGCCTTCCACTACGACGCTTCCGGAAAATCGGTGGAGTCCGACATGCTGGAGGAGACCGCCCAGGAGGCGAAGGTGCTGCACACCCGGATCCTGGACTCGGTCGCCGAAACCGACGACGAACTGCTGGAGAAGTACCTGGGCGGGGAGGACCTGACCCCGGAGGAGGTCAAGGCCGGCCTGCACAAGGGGGTTTGCGAAGGCACCGTGTTCCCCGTGCTGGTGGGTTCCGCCACCAAGCTCGTCGGCCTCGACCGGCTGGCCGACATCCTGGTGGAGATGGCGCCGCACCCGGCCGAGCGGGGAACCGCTGTCGGGGTAAAGCCGGGAACCGACGAGCCGGAGGAACGGGAGCCCAGCGTCTCCGCTCCCCTGTCGGCGTTTGTCTTCAAGACCATCTCGGACCCCTACGTCGGTCGCATCAGCATGTTCAAGGTGATCTCGGGAAGGTTGAGGCCCGACTCCAACGTCTACAACGCCGCGACCTCGGCGGACGAGCGCATCGCGCACATCTTCAACCTTCGGGGCAAACACCAGGAACCGGTGGACGAGGTGGTGGCGGGCGACATCGCCGCGGTGGCCAAGCTCGCCCACACCCACAGCGGGAACACATTGACCGACAAGGCGCACCCCATTGCCTACGACGAGCTGGAGGAGCCGGACCGGGTTCTGGCCAAAGCAATCGTCCCCAAGACCAAGGGCGACGAGGACAAGCTGATGACGGCCCTCTCCCGGCTGCACGAGGAGGACCCGGCGCTCAAGGTCGACCGCAACTCCGAGACCCACCAGACCCTCATCTGGGGCACCGGCGACACCCACCTGGACATCGCCATGGAGCGACTCAGCCGCAAGTACGGGGTGGACGTGGAGGAGATTGCGCTGCGCATCCCGTACCGGGAGACCATCGCCGGTCCGGGCAAGGCCGTCGGCAGGCACGTCAAGCAGAGCGGCGGACACGGCCAGTACGCGGTCTGCAACCTGGAGATCGAGCCGCTGGAGCGCGGCGCAGGCTTCGAGTACGTCGACAAGATCTTCGGCGGCTCGGTGCCTTCGCAGTTCATCCCTTCGGTGGAGAAGGGGATCCAGAAGACCCTGACCGAGGGCGCCGTCGCAGGCTACCCGGTGGTCGACGTCCGGGTCACCCTGGTGGACGGCAAATTTCACCCGGTGGACTCGTCGGACATGGCGTTCCAGATCGCCGGGAGCATCGGCTTTCGGGAGGCGGTGGCGAACGCCGGGGTCATGCTCCTCGAGCCGGTCATGGACCTGGAGGTCATGGTGCCCGATTCGTACCTGGGCGACATCATGGGCGACCTCAACTCCAAGCGGGGACGCATCCAGGGGACCGAGGGGGTTGGCGTGGGCCGCCAGTTGGTGAAAGCCCAGGCCCCGATGTCCGAGATCGCCCGCTACGCCATAGACCTTAGGTCGATGACCGGCGGACAGGGCACCTTCCGCTCGACCTTCTCGCACTACGAACCGGTGCCGCCGCACCTGGCGGAGAAGATCATCGCCGACGCGAAGCAGGCCAAAGAACACAAGGTTCATTGA